The Corticium candelabrum chromosome 18, ooCorCand1.1, whole genome shotgun sequence genome includes a region encoding these proteins:
- the LOC134194352 gene encoding craniofacial development protein 2-like, which translates to MVKNSCKSSLHYPSTVSLSSSIHRKRKDINDMLWEKNQLLKFGMWNVRTLKGVGRTDLLAKELITTDITLCGITETHLPGAGMMDLDEDSCYRLLFSGPPELASRGVGLVVRHNVIKSLKSFDPISDGILRSDFLTDKGILNVIAGYAPTEQCEEVVKEEFYQQLAVAMHKTGSLVLVLGDFNARLGKVVSKVVGQFSLSKSTSDNGVRLIEFCQAHNLGITNTFFQHKNIHTATWYPPNPKLQPSLKDYVLVKQSM; encoded by the coding sequence ATGGTAAAGAATAGTTGCAAGTCAAGTTTACACTACCCTTCAACTGTTAGCTTAAGCTCTTCCATTCATCGTAAGCGGAAAGACATCAATGACATGTTGTGGGAAAAGAATCAGTTGCTCAAGTTTGGTATGTGGAATGTTCGAACATTAAAAGGTGTGGGCAGAACTGACCTTCTTGCCAAAGAGTTGATTACAACTGATATTACATTATGTGGCATTACTGAAACTCACTTGCCTGGCGCAGGCATGATGGATTTAGATGAAGACTCCTGCTATCGTCTGTTGTTTTCTGGACCACCCGAGCTAGCTTCCAGGGGTGTTGGTCTAGTTGTTAGACATAATGTGATAAAATCACTCAAATCGTTTGATCCTATCTCAGATGGAATATTGCGTTCTGACTTTCTCACTGACAAAGGAATTTTGAATGTCATTGCTGGTTACGCTCCAACAGAACAATGCGAAGAGGTAGTTAAAGAAGAATTTTATCAACAACTTGCTGTTGCCATGCATAAGACAGGTTCGCTTGTTCTTGTGCTGGGTGACTTCAATGCTAGACTTGGAAAGGTAGTTTCAAAAGTTGTTGGTCAGTTTAGTCTATCAAAGTCAACCAGTGACAACGGTGTTAGACTGATAGAATTTTGTCAAGCACATAACCTGGGAATCACAAACACCTTTTTCCAGCATAAGAATATACACACTGCCACTTGGTATCCTCCTAATCCCAAATTACAACCAAGTCTAAAAGACTACGTTTTGGTAAAGCAGTCTATGTAA
- the LOC134194353 gene encoding uncharacterized protein LOC134194353, which produces MTRKHYVSLCKQVKQTVRQDKEEWLLKQESDLEYDLKHHNLYEFFRKLKNFDHVPIQPASVTLNEHGQKLLCTDDQLDRWKRHFASVLNVRRPIAIDSGMVVRSVGSGATLSEEEITNAIKKLKNNRASGNDGITAELLKAGSQRFDWLRASSTSLASGRVSQDWKDSVLVPVFKKNDRLICDNYRGISLLSVPGKVLANILLERLKQSVEPLLLEAQCGFRPGRGAIDQICGEKSSKFEVTTGVRQGCTMSPVLFNLVMDKIVCEALDKAKVGGVEIEYRKEGSL; this is translated from the exons ATGACTAGGAAACATTATGTTAGTTTATGCAAACAAGTGAAACAAACAGTTCgacaagacaaagaagaatgGTTGCTTAAACAAGAATCTGATTTAGAATATGACTTGAAACACCACAATCTTTATGAATTTTTCAGAAAGCTCAAAAACTTTGATCACGTACCCATTCAACCTGCCTCAGTAACTTTAAATGAGCATGGTCAGAAACTACTTTGTACTGACGATCAATTAGATCGTTGGAAGAGACACTTTGCCTCGGTATTAAATGTTAGACGTCCTATTGCAATAGACTCTGGAATGGTTGTACGCTCTGTTGGGTCTGGTGCTACACtcagtgaagaagaaatcaCCAATGCTattaaaaagttaaaaaataatagagcATCTGGTAATGATGGAATAACAGCTGAATTACTGAAAGCTGGCTCGCAGCGTTTTGATTGGCTACGAGCTTCTTCAACAAGTTTGGCTTCAGGAAGAGTGTCACAGGATTGGAAAGATTCAGTTCTTGTCCCTGTTttcaagaaaaatgacagactaatATGCGACAACTATCGTGGTATTTCATTACTCAGTGTACCTGGAAAGGTATTAGCAAATATTCTTCTGGAACGACTTAAACAGTCAGTTGAACCTCTACTACTAGAAGCCCAATGTGGTTTTCGTCCAGGTAGAGGAGCGATTGATCAAATATG TGGTGagaagtcatcaaaatttgaagttacAACTGGTGTACGTCAGGGTTGTACTATGTCTCCTGTATTATTTAATCTCGTCATGGACAAGATTGTATGTGAAGCACTAGACAAAGCTAAAGTTGGCggagtagaaattgaatacaggAAAGAGGGGAGTCTCTAA